Within Citrus sinensis cultivar Valencia sweet orange chromosome 1, DVS_A1.0, whole genome shotgun sequence, the genomic segment TAAGTTTGACCTATTTCTTGTTCCATTGAATTCACTAACCATGACATGATCATTGAGTTATCAGCATCCCAAGTTTGAAACTTTGGGTCTTCTTCAGTTGGTTCTTTAATTGAACCAGTAAGGTAACCAATCTTCCCTTTACCTCTGATAAACATCTTCACGGATTGGGACCactgaagaaaattttgaccATTCAATTTATGGGTTGTGATCTGAAGTGATGGACTATCATTAGAAACATAACTTGATGGTTGTAGATGCCGTTGCAACTGCTCTGAAGATAACTCAGAAGTTTCTTGCTCGCTATACTTTgacattggtattcaaatagAATTGAAAACTAAACCCAAGAATCAAAGagtggctctgataccatgagaAAATTACTGAAGAAATATGTATctcattttcttatcttttacaaTAGGATTACATAATACATATATAGATTCTAAACTACATAACGTGCAAGAGTAGGAAAGTAAACAACTAACTGCAGACCAAGAAACTAGGAAACAAACTCTATCAAAAAACTGAAATTCTATCCCtatcttttttccttaaaaatagGATAGAAAACATTTGACTTTTCCACAGATAAGTATGATGAGTGGATAATTGATGATTATCGAGTTGTGACCTAGAGATTGGATATCTGAATTTAGTGTCTTATGATCTTTTCATATTTCACAGGCTTTGCTGCTATCAGAAAGGCAATCAGCAGAAGAGGCCAGAAAGGCTTGCATGGATGCTGAGGTCAGAAATACAGAGCTGGTTAAGAAACTTGAAGATACAGAAGAAAAAGTGGGCCAACTTCAGGAATCTATGCAGAGGTTTGTGGATGCTATTGAAAGcagttctttttattttgtattattcaTGCAAATAAATACCTTGCTTATTGTTAATCACCATCTTTGCTTCCAATGTGGCTGCAAGTATAATTATGCTTCTCTCTatctgaattttcttttttatcatcatacatttttaacatttttttctttcatttttgtatGATCAGGCTGGAAGAGAAACTTTGCAATTCAGAATCAGAGAATCAAGTAATTCGTCAGCAGGCATTGGCAATGTCCCCCACAGGGAAATCTTTGTCTGCACGACCGAAGACTTTGGTTATTCAGGTATAAATGTGCATGATTAATTAACAATCCTTTGCATTATTACATAGAAGCTTATGAAACTGTACACTCATTAATTTGCAGAGAACTCCAGAGAATGGAAATGTTCAAAATGGAGAAATGAAGGTTACTCCAGTAAGGAAGCATTGTGCTTCTgaagttttaataaatttgctTGGACAAAGCTCTCAAGAATggaatttgttaatttttctattgctTACTCTCGGTATGCAGGACGTGACTCTTGCTGTAACCAGTGCACGTGAGCCTGAATCTGAAGAAAAACCTCAAAAATCTCTTAATGAAAAGCAGCAGGTTGGTGGCCCACGaaacaaaatatttgggtGAAATGCATCAGAAAATTCGCACCATAATGCATGCTATTGTATATCATGGCATTTACttctagttttcttttttttttttttaatttccagtACTCCAAAGGTtaattttttggttcttttttgtttttatgtatTCTACTCTTTTGTTTCAGGAGAACCAAGACCTTCTGATCAAGTGCGTATCACAGAACTTGGGATTCTCTCGTAGCAAACCTGTTGCTGCTTCTGTCATATACAAGTGTCTTCTTCACTGGAGGTCATTCGAAGTTGAAAGAACTACTGTTTTTGACCGTATCATCCAGACAATAGCTTCAGCTATAGAGGTATTCTTTCTGGTGGCATTATAGTTCTTTATTCAGTTCCATTCATCAACATGAAATGCAATCCAAATTGCATTGCATTTGAAGTCGGTGCAAGGAAGTGCAGACGCATGGTTTATATAACACTAATGTTGGCAACATCCAACTTATTGAAGGTCCAGGATAATAATGATGTATTAGCCTATTGGCTATCTAATTCATCAACATTATTGCTGCTGCTTCAACACACACTCAAAGCAAGTGGTGCGGCTAGCTTGACCCCGCAACGGCGTAGAACAACATCAGCTTCTCTTTTTGGAAGGATGTCTCAAGTGAGAAGCAACAGCTTTCCCATTAACAAgttcctcatttttttttcggggGAGGGGGGTTTTCTGGGGTTGGGGGGGTGGGGCAGGTTTCCCCTTTAAAGTGATTTGTTCTTGTTTTGTACATTTTTCCTAACccttcatctttgaatatttCTTCTCCCTTCTGCAAATGTTAGGGGTTGCGTGCTTCTCCTCAAAGTGCAGGGCTCTCATTTCTTAATGGTAGAGGGCTTGGTAGGCTGGATGACTTACGACAGGTCGAGGCCAAGTATCCAGCTTTGCTCTTTAAGCAGCAGCTTACTGCCTTCcttgaaaaaatatatgggATGATAAGAGACAATCTAAAGAAAGAGATCTCTCCATTGCTTGGTTTGTGTATTCAGGTTCGAGTGAAGtaccttttttctttcccccgccccccaatttttcatgatatgtcttgtttttactttttaacaAAACGAATATttagagaaaaggaaaagaaatacctgcaaattaattattcagtACCAAGGAATATCAACAACAGCTTGTTTAAGAAAACCGGAAACAAGACTTTGCTTGTACTGGGTCCAAACATTAGAGAAAAAGTACGAAAATAGTTGTAATAACCCTAGTGAACTTGTCCCTTCCTTGAAATGCTAGTTTGCTGATTACAGAGAAGGAAGAAGAAACATTCTTTTCACCGTTGCTAGCAGAGGTGGACCTACACCTGTAGGTCTAGCCCAAGAAAAAATCATCTATACccccttattttttattcatttttatataataatagagtttttattttattttgaaatatgtcCCTAATTCTTCTTCACTTGGAGttaattacttattttataaaatgattaaattaatatctattgaataaattaaaatcataagGGGGctaaaatgttattattgcTTTAATGTATTATACAAATGTTctaattgaaagaaaagtatgtcaatatattataacattGGCACTAATATTATAGTAAAACCTCTCTATAGTGATATTCTATATAAGAATTAACGtttgtataataataaaagctctAATCCAAATTTTGGTTAGTTATAAATAAGAGTGAACTCCACTTTttaataagttataattttttttaatagatcaACTGTAAAGATGCCCTCTcttggttaaaaaaataacatttagtGACAATTTACATATTCACAATTTCatggtttatttttttcagtcATATTTGCTCATTTCCTTTCCATTGTATCGAATTTCAAAGACTTCACTTtctcaatcaataaaattgaaagggattttaaatttttttttaatggtacaattttaataatttatattttaagctTATGTGTGATATTGTTGtcaatcttttattaaatatatatattgtgcTAAGAGTTTTGATGTCATGTTGTTTGATATGtgaattttttacttatttatatgCACCCAACGGTCACataaatattgataataattttacaaattagcCCAGGGTGATGAAAAAGTTCTGGGTCTGCCCTTTGCTACCAGGGCCTAAATCCAATAATGCTCTCTTATTAATGACGTATTTTCTTAAAAGAGTTTGGGCATCCATGTGCACTGATTTGAGGTCATTCCACTCCAAATGTGGCTGAATACCTCTTGGGTGGGATTAAAAGCAATAATCTttcattcttttaaatatatttatacaatGCAGGCACCCAGGACCTCACGAGCAAGTTTAGTTAAAGGGCGTTCACAAGCTAATGCTGTTGCTCAGCAAGCATTAATTGCCCATTGGCAAAGCATTGTGAAAAGCTTGAATAGTTATTTGAAGACTATGAAAGTTAACTATGTGAGTTATGAGTTCCATTGAAAATGACTTGATCACTTGTGATTTTACCTCTAGGAATAACATCATTCCATGTTCTGGATTTTCAGGTTCCCCCCTTCTTAGTCCGTAAAGTATTCACACAAATATTCTCGTTCATCAATGTCCAACTGTTCAATAGGTTCGCTCTCtctgtgcgtgtgtgtgtgcgtgcatgtgtgtgtgtgtgagcaTATGGCTATCTGCCTGTTTGTATGCACCAAATATGGAATTATGTGAAATATATCTCATAACCTTTGCAGTCTTCTTCTGAGGCGCGAGTGCTGCTCATTTAGTAATGGGGAGTATGTAAAAGCAGGTTTGGCTGAATTAGAACAGTGGTGCTATGATGCAACTGAGGAAGTAAGCACCTTACAATCATTCGTATCCTTTAATTTCCCTGCATCATCACTTTATGGCTTACCTATATTCTTTGTGTGCTCAGTATGCAGGTTCTGCTTGGGATGAGTTGAAGCATATTAGGCAGGCTGTAGGGTTCCTTGTAAGattcttttctttatacattCAGTAGCTGATTGtcataattatcattatacTGTGCTGATTACTATTTTTCTTGTTCACTTTATGACTCAGGTCATAAATCAAAAGCCCAAGAAGACTTTGAATGAAATCACGAAAGAACTTTGCCCTGTTAGTGCCTTCTCCTGTTCAAGCTTGTAGAAAGttcatgtttgattttatgttttcttgtTATACCTTTGTGGTTATATTAcattcttattttatcttcTGGCTTGCGATTTCCTCAGGTACTCAGCATACAACAGTTATACAGGATCAGTACAATGTACTGGGATGACAAATATGGTACACATAGCGTCTCTTCAGAAGTAAGTAACTGAAATTGGCACTAAcaaatagtaattttaatgCCCATGTTAAAGTTTCTTTATGAGCAAACTTATTTCTGGCTTTTTCTGATTGCTGAACTCCACATAAGGATGAATATAATTCTGAAAGTGCTCTAATGCAGGTTATTTCGAGTATGAGAGTTCTTATGACTGAGGACTCAAACAACGCTGTCAGCAGTTCCTTTTTGTTAGATGATGACTCGAGGTAATATTTTCCAATACCTTCTGCACCTACTTGTTTGTCTATTTTCGTACTTAACACAATCCATTGTCGGTCtgtttacaaattaattatcaatacaGCATCCCTTTTACGGTTGATGACATCTCCAAGTCATTGCAACAAGTGGACATAGCTGATGTTGAACCTCCAGCAGTAATTCGTGAAAACTCAGGTTTTGGGTTCTTACTACCACGCACAGAGTGATGTTCAAAATAACAagtcaaattttcaatcccaTGTTCATGGTGCGCTAGCAGCCCAGCACGCTTTGCATATCTGTGCATATAATCTCATTGTCTGCCACCATCATgtgtataatatattctctatCAACCCATGCTACAATCATTGACATCTGGGTCAATTTATTCTTTCCCTCACGTTATTTCAACAGGAGGGGTGTTTGCTTGAGGCCATATCACTCGGTGTGATAATGTGCAGTTTTTATATAACCAGGCATCCGTGTTGGGCAAATTCTGACATGCCTGGattgctttcttttctttttcgatttttttgattcaattttgttttaggcTTCTTTCATATTGTTATTTGTGGGGTTTACATCGTTTTGTAgtgggcttttttttttttaatattttttcaaaagccttttttccctcttttttttttaaacacaaTAGCTGTATTTTGTAGGCTATTGTGTTGTACGAGGAAGCATTTGTATTGAAtgtaacattttattttctttcaataccGGAAGCAAAGGAAATGAGATTTCTGTCTTATCTCTCTGGCATTACATTTAAATTCTAGTACTCCAAAAACGGCATCAATCACTTCATTAGGGCAGTAATACATCTCTTCACTGACAAATTGAAGAAGCCATTGTGAGTTGTTTCTAAAGAGTAACATTACACTCGgcattctagatatggcttttgTGGATGCATTTAACTCTCGAGAATTTTTGACAGTACAAATCTTTTTGCATGTACAATGGAGGTTCGAGAGAGATTCCGAAATGAGAAAAACAGTAGCACATCTCTTTAGTGGCAATTTGAAGAAGCAGTTATGAATCACCAAGAAAAGATTAATGTTGCTCTTATGATGTTGAGATCAATATGTTCTGCTTAGAGATAAGCCAAACAGCGATACTAAAAGCCTAGTCACCCAAGCAGGAGGTGGATTCATTAGCGCACACGAGGATAAGAAGCAGGCATGCTAATTTGTTCGTACTATTGATTTATAAAACATAGCAAGTCAGAAAAGACCTGTAGCTCATCCCCCGCAGAGCCACTTTTCTTTCTACAGAAACATCCATACTTAGAGAAATTTGAGCAGTGTGCAAGATAGAAATTTGAATATAGCAACATATGATGAAAAAATCTCGAACCAGAGCGCTTAATATTTGCTAATGATATCAATCATGTAATACCATCTAGACGAACTTCTTCTAAATCTAGTCACCATAATCAATATTTGTTGATGATATCAATCATGTAATACCATCTAGAAGAACTTCTAAATCGAGTCACCATAATCCATAATACATCCAATTAACTAAGTGATGCTCCAGCAATTGTGTAATGGTGACGGAAAAGCAGAACCCCTGTAAGTTACCAAGAGATTATCATGACTTGATCCAAAACAGAACTATTCAACCATGTCATTTTCAAACATCAGATGATCAGATTTTGAATGCAATTTCTACAAAATATGGGTTCCATTGTGAGCATACAACAAAGTACTACACAAATTACAAGATAATCAAAATTTCTGTCAGGACATGCTTAACAAAACAATGTAACTGCTTTTAGTGAGAAACAGGAATGTAGTCATTTTCTCCAAATAGAAAGTGCCAAGAACGAGTAGAGGGAAAAACCTGCAAAGCATGATAAAGTATTACATCTATTACACTGGTATACATCGGATAGGACTAACTCGCCTCAGTAGACCTGTTggtttcaattgaattttccATCAAAACCAAGGATTGATCCTGTGGTCGTTGAGGCTGTGCCGGCTGTATCTCtgctttcttcttctctttcagAATCACCTGTTTAGGCATTACTTCAAGCAGAAAGCTTCCTCCATTCCATATGGCTGCAGAAATCTtgagtatttgaaaaatcacatGCAATTTATATGACAGAAAAATTGGGACAGTGAGTGCCATGGTTGCAACAGTGAATATGGCTTGAAATGCAATATACATGAACATGCGATTCTGATCGCCAAGCAACCCACTTAAACGCCACCATATATTATTAGCTTTCTGCGCCTTTTTCGAGAGCTCCCTACCAAACCAAGTCACAATTAGAATGTAAAAGAATAGCAATCCTTCTTGATTTGTGGAAACAGCTGTATTAATACAACAGATCTTATGTGGGTAGAAAAGTTAAGAGGGAGTTGAGAACCTGTAAGAGGTCATGACTTCAGGATCCCTTACCAGCCTTTGTCGACGTAGTACATTGacaatgagaaaataaagaacctGCCAGAGGGTGTAAGCCCCTAATGGAACCAGAAATAGCCAAGTCAAAAGGTAGGATTTGTCTTCCACATAAGGCCACGACGCTCTTCGAGAACTTCCTTCAGGATGCATGGCAGCAAAACTTTCTGGATTCCACCAACGAATGGTGAAAAAAACTAACCCTGACAAGATATTGCatcagaaatgtgaaaatagaTTGTCAAAAGTATACCAAATAGAACAAACCTTCTCTATTTGGTCCAATTGATTTGCTGGTAGCAGTGAAcctttattaatattattattgtttttttttgggggggggagTTAATGAAATAGAGCTGACATCAATATTCAATGAAACCAGCATCCCTTTTTCTACTTGCAACCACTTCAATCACAACTCTAAATTCTTCAACTCACAACAAACTAAATTGtacatcattaaaataaactacAAGTTACTTTATTATACAGA encodes:
- the LOC102630042 gene encoding glycerophosphocholine acyltransferase 1 isoform X3, which codes for MLSDETVEETNGDSFGKVKQRFKDRSQKVVQTKAIMSKKAVQTKEMLSKQAVKIAKQAEEHERFINKVTHLLGVLGFGGFCFLLGARPHDIHYVYCLFYIIFVPLRWIYYRFKKWHYYLLGPLVWALIVWRCSLVFNSVDKIVSVLIHLLPGLVFFTIRWWNPESFAAMHPEGSSRRASWPYVEDKSYLLTWLFLVPLGAYTLWQVLYFLIVNVLRRQRLVRDPEVMTSYRELSKKAQKANNIWWRLSGLLGDQNRMFMYIAFQAIFTVATMALTVPIFLSYKLHVIFQILKISAAIWNGGSFLLEVMPKQVILKEKKKAEIQPAQPQRPQDQSLVLMENSIETNRSTEAS
- the LOC102630042 gene encoding glycerophosphocholine acyltransferase 1 isoform X5 produces the protein MLNVGLPFSLFLPRPREEHLYLCNLKYLPAMFTLLKFLPCPRKMTSEKSDMYALVCQDFCYYANTIFLVDLLMYPKNEKLFMVCFSFAEGPLVWALIVWRCSLVFNSVDKIVSVLIHLLPGLVFFTIRWWNPESFAAMHPEGSSRRASWPYVEDKSYLLTWLFLVPLGAYTLWQVLYFLIVNVLRRQRLVRDPEVMTSYRELSKKAQKANNIWWRLSGLLGDQNRMFMYIAFQAIFTVATMALTVPIFLSYKLHVIFQILKISAAIWNGGSFLLEVMPKQVILKEKKKAEIQPAQPQRPQDQSLVLMENSIETNRSTEAS
- the LOC102630042 gene encoding glycerophosphocholine acyltransferase 1 isoform X2: MLSDETVEETNGDSFGKVKQRFKDRSQKVVQTKAIMSKKAVQTKEMLSKQAVKIAKQAEEHERFINKVTHLLGVLGFGGFCFLLGARPHDIHYVYCLFYIIFVPLRWIYYRFKKWHYYLLDFCYYANTIFLVDLLMYPKNEKLFMVCFSFAEGPLVWALIVWRCSLVFNSVDKIVSVLIHLLPVFFTIRWWNPESFAAMHPEGSSRRASWPYVEDKSYLLTWLFLVPLGAYTLWQVLYFLIVNVLRRQRLVRDPEVMTSYRELSKKAQKANNIWWRLSGLLGDQNRMFMYIAFQAIFTVATMALTVPIFLSYKLHVIFQILKISAAIWNGGSFLLEVMPKQVILKEKKKAEIQPAQPQRPQDQSLVLMENSIETNRSTEAS
- the LOC102630042 gene encoding glycerophosphocholine acyltransferase 1 isoform X4, with protein sequence MLSDETVEETNGDSFGKVKQRFKDRSQKVVQTKAIMSKKAVQTKEMLSKQAVKIAKQAEEHERFINKVTHLLGVLGFGGFCFLLGARPHDIHYVYCLFYIIFVPLRWIYYRFKKWHYYLLGPLVWALIVWRCSLVFNSVDKIVSVLIHLLPVFFTIRWWNPESFAAMHPEGSSRRASWPYVEDKSYLLTWLFLVPLGAYTLWQVLYFLIVNVLRRQRLVRDPEVMTSYRELSKKAQKANNIWWRLSGLLGDQNRMFMYIAFQAIFTVATMALTVPIFLSYKLHVIFQILKISAAIWNGGSFLLEVMPKQVILKEKKKAEIQPAQPQRPQDQSLVLMENSIETNRSTEAS
- the LOC102630042 gene encoding glycerophosphocholine acyltransferase 1 isoform X1 codes for the protein MLSDETVEETNGDSFGKVKQRFKDRSQKVVQTKAIMSKKAVQTKEMLSKQAVKIAKQAEEHERFINKVTHLLGVLGFGGFCFLLGARPHDIHYVYCLFYIIFVPLRWIYYRFKKWHYYLLDFCYYANTIFLVDLLMYPKNEKLFMVCFSFAEGPLVWALIVWRCSLVFNSVDKIVSVLIHLLPGLVFFTIRWWNPESFAAMHPEGSSRRASWPYVEDKSYLLTWLFLVPLGAYTLWQVLYFLIVNVLRRQRLVRDPEVMTSYRELSKKAQKANNIWWRLSGLLGDQNRMFMYIAFQAIFTVATMALTVPIFLSYKLHVIFQILKISAAIWNGGSFLLEVMPKQVILKEKKKAEIQPAQPQRPQDQSLVLMENSIETNRSTEAS